From Chryseobacterium shandongense, the proteins below share one genomic window:
- a CDS encoding DUF6766 family protein, which translates to MSKKGFLYRNSLSIVLIVFMISCLAAQFFTGWKTENKELAENGEAALSIGEYIQSGHFIQATFENWESEFLQMMLYVLLTVSLRQKGSSESKSLEQEEDVDKERFHILMRLGRLRKEESG; encoded by the coding sequence ATGTCTAAAAAAGGGTTTTTATATCGAAACAGTTTGAGCATTGTTTTGATTGTCTTTATGATATCATGTCTTGCCGCACAGTTCTTTACCGGCTGGAAAACAGAAAACAAGGAACTTGCAGAAAACGGCGAGGCTGCATTAAGCATTGGAGAATATATTCAGAGCGGTCATTTCATTCAGGCAACATTCGAAAATTGGGAAAGTGAATTTCTGCAGATGATGCTTTATGTTTTGTTAACAGTTTCCCTCCGTCAGAAAGGTTCCAGCGAATCCAAATCCCTGGAGCAGGAAGAGGATGTTGACAAAGAACGGTTCCACATCCTAATGCGCCTTGGCCGGTTAAGAAAGGAGGAATCTGGCTGA
- a CDS encoding FAD-dependent oxidoreductase: MYRDGARKSIWQEEIRKFSSDADLNQLYDVVIVGGGITGISTALKLQQAGKRCILLEAANIGFGTTGGTTAHLNDFFDTTFKEAISDFGQDNAQLFANTGQEAISIIEYNIRQYGIDCDFERKTAYLFALDEKQEKQLTDIVEGAEKVGHTMIYVDEIPFPIPFKKAVTIPDQAQFHPVKYIKGLCEAFISLGGIIQEDCRCESHDEQDNHVILETSKGEIKAKNVVYATHIPPGLSILHITNAPYRSYAIAFSLKDENYPEELGYDLIDPYHYYRTQKIDGQTLLIAGGEDHKTGHEEDTGECFSRLENYVRKYFDVETAYYSWSSQYYEPTDGFPYIGKLPGSNGKIFTATGFRGNGMILGTISSQILSDLIVTGSSKYENVFSPSRIKPIAGFADFVKENAVVAYDFIKDKLFAEKINSLTEVKDGEAKVVKYEGESYALYKETNGKVHLVKSTCPHAKCEVRWNSAELSWDCPCHGSRFNINGKLLTGPTVKDLPRVDIDSET; encoded by the coding sequence ATGTATAGAGACGGGGCAAGAAAAAGTATATGGCAGGAAGAAATCAGGAAGTTTTCCTCGGATGCCGACCTTAATCAACTATACGATGTCGTAATAGTTGGTGGTGGGATTACCGGTATTTCTACTGCTTTAAAACTGCAGCAGGCCGGAAAGAGATGTATCCTTCTCGAAGCAGCGAATATCGGTTTCGGAACGACCGGCGGAACAACCGCACATCTTAATGATTTTTTTGACACAACCTTTAAAGAAGCAATCAGTGATTTTGGGCAGGACAATGCACAATTGTTTGCAAATACAGGTCAGGAAGCCATCAGTATTATCGAATATAACATACGGCAATATGGAATTGACTGTGATTTCGAAAGAAAGACAGCCTATCTCTTTGCCTTGGATGAAAAACAGGAGAAACAGCTGACCGATATTGTGGAAGGTGCAGAAAAGGTAGGTCACACCATGATTTATGTTGATGAAATTCCCTTCCCCATACCATTTAAAAAAGCGGTGACTATTCCTGATCAGGCACAATTTCACCCGGTAAAATATATCAAAGGGCTTTGTGAAGCATTCATCAGTTTAGGCGGAATTATTCAGGAAGATTGTCGCTGTGAAAGTCATGATGAACAGGATAATCATGTTATTTTAGAAACCTCAAAAGGAGAAATTAAAGCTAAAAATGTGGTGTATGCCACTCATATTCCGCCAGGATTGAGTATTCTTCACATCACCAATGCACCTTACCGGAGCTATGCCATTGCATTTAGTTTGAAAGATGAAAATTATCCCGAAGAGTTGGGATATGATCTTATCGATCCTTATCATTATTACAGAACTCAGAAAATTGACGGACAAACGCTTCTTATTGCCGGAGGAGAGGATCACAAAACCGGTCACGAAGAAGATACGGGCGAATGTTTTTCAAGACTGGAGAATTATGTCCGAAAATATTTTGATGTAGAAACAGCGTACTACAGCTGGTCTAGCCAGTATTATGAGCCGACAGATGGATTTCCGTATATAGGCAAACTCCCGGGAAGCAATGGTAAGATTTTTACCGCTACCGGCTTCAGAGGAAACGGAATGATATTAGGAACTATTTCTTCACAGATTTTGTCCGATCTTATTGTTACAGGTAGTAGTAAATACGAAAATGTTTTCAGTCCGTCCAGAATAAAACCTATCGCAGGCTTCGCCGATTTTGTAAAAGAAAATGCAGTTGTTGCCTATGATTTCATCAAAGACAAACTGTTTGCGGAAAAAATAAATTCTCTTACAGAAGTGAAAGACGGAGAGGCAAAGGTTGTGAAATATGAAGGTGAATCGTACGCATTGTATAAAGAAACCAATGGAAAAGTACATCTCGTAAAGAGCACCTGTCCTCACGCCAAATGTGAAGTACGATGGAACAGTGCCGAGCTTAGCTGGGACTGTCCGTGTCATGGTTCAAGATTTAACATCAATGGAAAACTTCTTACAGGACCTACAGTGAAAGATCTTCCAAGAGTAGATATTGATTCTGAAACTTAA